Proteins co-encoded in one Nothobranchius furzeri strain GRZ-AD chromosome 4, NfurGRZ-RIMD1, whole genome shotgun sequence genomic window:
- the LOC107372943 gene encoding zona pellucida sperm-binding protein 4 → MANHWCVTGLAAVALLCCLAEKGVEAQKGQNPQNPQYPPYPPVYPPPVYPPPSPPIYPPPVYPPPPPVYPPPPVYPPPVYPPPPPVYPPPPVYPPPPPVYPPVYPPMYPPKFPPQYPPQYPPKFDDQSVKIPSNPPENTKIPAMPPAPPVTCDVDASVRVPCGVSGISATDCQARDCCYDGQSCYFGNGVTLQCTKDGRFIVVVARDVTLPYIDLESISLLGQGQGCTAVDSNSKFAIYFFPVTDCGTIATDEPGAIVYQNKMTSSYEVGVGPYGAITRDSSYELVFQCKYTATSVETLIIEVALAEPPLPIAALGPVNVQMRLGNGQCLTKGCDEVAAAYTSYYLDTDYPVTKILRDPVYVEVELMDKTDPALVLTLGRCWVTADPNPHSFPQWDILINGCPYADDRYLSALVPVDASSGVQYPTHYRRFIFKMFTFVDQSTMEPLQENVYIHCSTDVCSPELGVNCEPLCITKGKRDTKAAEQKKNAPKVVVSSKAVIMSAAKQ, encoded by the exons ATGGCTAACCACTGGTGTGTCACAGGTTTGGCAGCAGTGGCTCTGCTATGCTGCTTAGCTGAGAAAGGAGTAGAGGCTCAGAAGGGTCAAAACCCTCAGAACCCTCAATACCCTCCATATCCTCCTGTATATCCTCCTCCTGTatatcctcctccttctcctcctataTATCCTCCTCCTGtatatcctcctcctcctcctgtataTCCTCCTCCTCCTGTATATCCTCCTCCTGtatatcctcctcctcctcctgtatatcctcctcctcctgtatatcctcctcctcctcctgtataTCCTCCTGTATATCCTCCTATGTATCCTCCTAAGTTTCCTCCTCAGTATCCTCCTCAGTATCCTCCTAAGTTTGATGATCAGTCTGTCAAGATTCCAAGTAATCCACCTGAAAACACAAAAATCCCTGCAATGCCCCCTGCTCCTCCTGTTACATGCGACGTGGACGCATCCGTGAGAGTCCCTTGTGGAGTTTCTGGTATCTCCGCGACTGACTGTCAGGCTAGAGACTGCTGCTATGATGGTCAATCATGTTACTTTGGAAACGGAG TGACTCTCCAGTGTACCAAGGATGGCCGGTTTATTGTTGTTGTGGCCAGGGACGTCACCTTACCGTACATTGATCTTGAATCAATTTCACTGTTGGGACAAGGACAAGGCTGCACAGCTGTTGACTCTAACTCAAAATTTGCCATCTACTTCTTTCCCGTTACTGACTGTGGCACTATTGCCACG GATGAGCCTGGAGCTATAGTCTATCAAAATAAGATGACCTCATCCTATGAAGTGGGTGTTGGACCTTATGGTGCTATCACCAGGGACAGCAGCTACGA GCTGGTTTTCCAGTGTAAGTACACTGCTACCTCCGTTGAAACCTTGATTATTGAAGTAGCCCTGGCTGAACCTCCTCTGCCGATTGCTGCTCTTGGACCCGTCAATGTTCAAATGAGGCTGGGCAATGGCCAATGTTTGACCAAGGGTTGTGATGAAG TGGCAGCAGCCTACACCTCGTACTATCTGGACACAGACTATCCTGTTACTAAAATACTGAGAGATCCAGTTTATGTGGAAGTTGAGCTCATGGATAAAACAGATCCTGCCCTTGTTCTGACTCTTGGTCGCTGTTGGGTAACTGCAGACCCCAACCCACACAGCTTCCCCCAGTGGGACATTCTGATAAATGG ATGTCCATACGCAGATGATCGTTACCTCTCCGCACTGGTTCCAGTAGATGCCTCCTCTGGTGTGCAGTATCCAACCCACTACCGGcgtttcattttcaaaatgttcACTTTTGTAGATCAGAGCACCATGGAACCCTTGCAGGAAAAT GTATACATTCACTGTAGCACAGATGTGTGCTCGCCAGAACTGGGTGTCAACTGTGAACCGCTATGTATCACAAAAGGAA AGAGAGATACCAAGGCAGCGGAACAGAAGAAGAATGCTCCAAAGGTTGTGGTTTCTTCTAAAGCAGTGATCATGTCTGCCGCTAAGCAGTAG